The stretch of DNA GGCCTTGGCAGCGGCGGCCTCGGCCTTGATCCGGTCGGTCTCCTTGGTCGCGGCGGCGACCATCTTGGCGATCTCGGCCTTGGCGGTCTGCGAGCGCTGGTCGCTGGCGGCCTCGCCGTCGGCTACCAGCCGCTCCACGGCGGCCTCGGCGTCGGCCTGGAGCTGCTCGGCGGCGGCCTCGGCCTGGGCGCGCAGCTCGGCCACCTCGCGGTCGGTGGCGGCGCGCAGTGCGGCCAGCTCCTGGTCGGTGCTGGCCCGCAGGGCGGCGGCCTCGGCGCGGGCCCGCTCGGCCTCGGCCAGGGCCTCGGCGCGGAGCCGGTCTATCTCCGCCTGGGCGCCGGCCAGGGCCTCGGCGGCGCGCTCCTGGTCGGCCACCACCTGCTGCTTGAGTCGGTCGATCTCGGCCTGGGCGGCGGCGAGCTGCTGCTCGGCGGCGGCCTGGGCGCCCGCGAGCTGCTGCTGGGCCTGGTTGGCGGCGGAGCCGGCCAGCTCCTCGGCCTGGCCGACGGTGGCCTGGGCCTGCTCGCTGGCGGCGCGCAGCAGCCGCTCGGCGTCGTTCTGGGCGCGCTTGAGGGCGGCCTCGGCCTGGGCCTGGGCCTCGCCGCGGGCGGCGTCCACGTCGGCGGCGGTCTGGGCCCGGGCCTGGTCGGAGAGGGCGGCGGCCTCGGCGCGGGCGGCGGCGATCAGCCGGTCGGCCTCGGCGCGGCTCTCCTGCAGCAGCCGCTGGGCCTCCTGCTCGGTGCCCGCGCGGGTCTGCTCGGCCCAGCTGACGTTGTCGTTGACGTGCCGCTCGGCGGTGCGGCGCAGCTCGCCGAGCTCGTCCTCCAGCTGGCGCCGGCGGGCGGCGAACTCGGCTTCCAGCCGGGCGGTGCGCTCGGCGGCCTCGGCGAGCAGGCGCTGGGTGGCGGCCTGCGAGTCGCGGAGCTGGCGCTCGGCGTCGGCGCGCAGCCGGTCGGCCTGCATCTCGGCGTTGCGCAGCAGCTGTTCGGCCTGGCCGGAGACGGAGTCGAAGGCGCGCGGCTGGGCGAGCTGCCGACGGGATTCGTGCAGCTTGGCCCGGAGCACCTCCACCTGGTAGGCGAGGTCCTCGGCATGCTCGACCGACTTGTCCCGCTCCTTGCGAGTCCGGTCGAGTTCGGCCTCGAACTGGGAGAGGTGGTCGTCACCCTCGTAGCGGTCGTTGCCCCGCACTCCGCGGTCCCATCCATCTCCTGGTCGCGTCCTCGACCTGGCCGCCCCCGCACCCCGTACTGCTCTGGGCCGGACCGGCTGGTCCTTGCATCCGCAGCGGGTGCCACGGTCGGAGTCCTGGGCGGTGGTGAGCGGCGCTGCCGCGCTCCGCCGTCCGGGTGGACTCCTGGGCGAACTCTTGCCTCGTGGAGAATGGTGACAGATCCGTACCGCGACCGTTCAGCCGTGCCCGTTCAGTGGACTCCCCTGGACGGGTGTTCCCCGCCCTCGGCTCCTGCGCATTGTAGTGTGCGCCGCTCCCGTGGGAACGGGCGCGGGTGAACTTCGCGCTACTGAGCGGTAGGGCGGGGTCCGCTCTCAGTGCTCGGCGTTCGGGTTGGAGGTGACCAGCTCGGTCAGCACGCCGCCGCAGTCCTTGGGGTGCAGGAAGGTGATCCGGGAGCCCATCGAGCCGATCCGGGGCTCCTCGTAGAGCACGCGGACGCCCTTGTCCTTGATCGCGGCGGCGTCGCCGTCCACGTCGGCGGTGCCGAAGGCGATGTGGTGCACGCCCTCGCCGTTCTTGGCCAGCCACTTGGCGACGGTGGAGTCCTCGCGGGTGGGCTCGAGCAGCTGGAGGTAGGAGGCACCGCCGTCACCGGTGTCGTTGATCTTCAGCATCGCCTCGCGGACGCCCTGCTCCTCGTTGACCTCCGAGTGGTAGACCTCGAAGCCGTAGGTGTCGCAGTAGAACTTCACCGTCTTGTCGAGGTCGAAGCAGGCGATGCCGATGTGGTCGATACGGGTCAGCACGAAGGGCCTCCGGTGAGGGGGATCGAGGGGTGCCAACAGCACAGCGCATCGGGCCCGCCCCGCGCCACTGCGGGGAGTGTCGGGCTGCTCACAATTCACCCGGGGGCTCTGACACGGTGTTGACTGGTCAGTGCCAGTGCTGCTGATCACAGCCTTGCTCCGGTGACGGCCGGGTTACGGGTCAGTACATTGAGCCGCATCCCCACAACTCTCTGTGGCCTTTGACGCGCGAAGGGGCTCGTCTCATGACTACTTCAGTGATCGTCGCCGGTGCTCGTACCCCGATGGGCCGGCTGCTCGGCTCGCTCAAGGGGTTCTCGGGCGCCGAGCTCGGTGGTTTCGCGATCAAGGCCGCCGTGGAGCGGGCCGGGATCACCGGCGAGCAGGTCCAGTACGTGATCATGGGGCAGGTGCTGCAGGCCGGTGCCGGGCAGATCCCCGCCCGCCAGGCCGCCGTCAAGGCCGGCATCCCGATGAACGTGCCGGCGCTCACGATCAACAAGGTCTGTCTCTCCGGCCTGGACGCCATCGCCCTCGCGGACCAGCTGATCCGCGCCGGCGAGTTCGACATCGTGGTGGCCGGCGGCCAGGAGTCGATGACCAACGCCCCGCACCTGCTGCCGAAGTCCCGTGAGGGCTTCAAGTACGGCGCGATCGAGATGCTCGACGCGATGGCCTACGACGGCCTGACCGACGCGTACGAGAACATCCCGATGGGCGAGTCCACCGAGAAGCACAACACCCGCCTGGGCATCGAGCGCGACGTGCAGGACGCGATCGCCGCCGCCTCGCACCAGCGCGCCGCCGCCGCCCAGAAGAACGGCGTCTTCGAGGCCGAGATCGTGCCGGTCGAGATCCCGCAGCGCAAGGGCGAGCCGGTGCTCTTCTCGCAGGACGAGGGCATCCGCGCCGAGACCACCGTCGAGAGCCTCGCCAAGCTGCGCCCCGCCTTCACCCGCGACGGCACCATCACGGCCGGCACCTCCTCGCAGATCTCGGACGGCGCCGCCGCCGTGGTCGTGATGAGCAAGGCCAAGGCCGAGGAGCTGGGCCTCACCTGGATCGCCGAGATCGGCGCCCACGGCAACGTGGCCGGCCCGGACAACTCGCTGCAGTCGCAGCCGTCCAACGCCATCAAGCACGCGGTGGCCAAGGAGGGCATCGAGGTCGCCGACCTCGACCTGATCGAGATCAACGAGGCCTTCGCGGCCGTCGCCCACCAGTCGATGAAGGACCTGGGCGTCAGCTCGGACATCGTCAACGTCAACGGTGGCGCGATCGCCCTCGGCCACCCGATCGGCATGTCCGGCGCCCGCGTCGTGCTGCACCTCGCGCTGGAGCTCCAGCGCCGCGGCGGCGGGGTCGGCGCGGCCGCCCTGTGCGGTGGCGGCGGCCAGGGCGACGCCCTGATCGTGCGGGTTCCCCGCGCCTGATCATCTGACGTATAACTTCTGGGCCGCGACCTGCCACAAGCGGGGCGCGGCCCAGACGTTCCCGCACCGAGGAGCACGCTGATGATCGACGTCCGTACGCTGGTCGAGCAGGCCCGGGAGGGGCGGCCGCGCGCCGTGGCCCGGCTGATCTCGCTGGTCGAGAACGCCTCCCCGCAGCTGCGCGAGGTGATGGCCGAGCTGGCGCCGCACACCGGCCGGGCCTGG from Kitasatospora sp. MMS16-BH015 encodes:
- the mce gene encoding methylmalonyl-CoA epimerase, which gives rise to MLTRIDHIGIACFDLDKTVKFYCDTYGFEVYHSEVNEEQGVREAMLKINDTGDGGASYLQLLEPTREDSTVAKWLAKNGEGVHHIAFGTADVDGDAAAIKDKGVRVLYEEPRIGSMGSRITFLHPKDCGGVLTELVTSNPNAEH
- a CDS encoding acetyl-CoA C-acetyltransferase codes for the protein MTTSVIVAGARTPMGRLLGSLKGFSGAELGGFAIKAAVERAGITGEQVQYVIMGQVLQAGAGQIPARQAAVKAGIPMNVPALTINKVCLSGLDAIALADQLIRAGEFDIVVAGGQESMTNAPHLLPKSREGFKYGAIEMLDAMAYDGLTDAYENIPMGESTEKHNTRLGIERDVQDAIAAASHQRAAAAQKNGVFEAEIVPVEIPQRKGEPVLFSQDEGIRAETTVESLAKLRPAFTRDGTITAGTSSQISDGAAAVVVMSKAKAEELGLTWIAEIGAHGNVAGPDNSLQSQPSNAIKHAVAKEGIEVADLDLIEINEAFAAVAHQSMKDLGVSSDIVNVNGGAIALGHPIGMSGARVVLHLALELQRRGGGVGAAALCGGGGQGDALIVRVPRA